In Oryzias melastigma strain HK-1 linkage group LG10, ASM292280v2, whole genome shotgun sequence, a single window of DNA contains:
- the atoh1b gene encoding protein atonal homolog 1b, which translates to MLYKLLAQSQRRHRAGHQPKAVCATLVCTAQPQAVGVMAAKAELSSWPEYADDFSLLQQQRNLAVIHSKTWISSNSLRAFSRRDAAPESSHKPAPALSVTESSPDNDAAKTSNLGPQRHRRVAANARERRRMHGLNKAFDELRSVIPSLENEKKLSKYDTLQMAQIYITELSELLAGVVHEECRSPRSGAAEKTSRRTFTRSIRPAGEEREQLLFLGQTADFGADASGPSSNSSDGESSHLSDMEENQSRRH; encoded by the coding sequence ATGCTCTATAAATTGTTAGCGCAGTCCCAACGGCGCCACAGAGCTGGGCATCAGCCGAAAGCTGTCTGCGCCACTTTAGTGTGCACTGCGCAACCACAGGCCGTCGGAGTGATGGCCGCCAAGGCGGAACTCTCAAGCTGGCCAGAGTATGCGGATGACTTCTctttgctgcagcagcagcgcaACCTGGCTGTCATCCACTCCAAGACTTGGATTTCCTCTAATTCCCTCCGTGCGTTCTCGAGGAGAGACGCAGCCCCGGAGTCATCTCACAAACCCGCGCCAGCTCTGAGCGTCACAGAGAGCAGCCCCGATAATGATGCAGCCAAAACCAGCAACCTGGGTCCTCAGAGACACAGGCGCGTGGCGGCAAACGCGCGGGAGAGGCGGAGGATGCACGGCCTGAACAAAGCCTTCGACGAGCTGAGGAGCGTCATTCCATCTCTGGAAAACGAGAAAAAGTTGTCCAAGTATGACACCCTGCAGATGGCGCAGATTTACATCACGGAGCTGTCGGAGCTGCTGGCCGGCGTGGTGCACGAAGAGTGCAGGAGTCCGCGCTCCGGGGCGGCGGAGAAGACCTCCAGGAGGACCTTTACGCGCTCCATCAGGCCAGCAGGAGAGGAGCGAgagcagctcctcttcctcggaCAGACGGCGGACTTTGGAGCAGATGCTTCAGGACCTTCTTCCAACAGCAGCGACGGGGAGTCCTCGCATCTCAgtgacatggaggagaatcaGAGCCGGAGACACTGA